Proteins from a single region of Orcinus orca chromosome 20, mOrcOrc1.1, whole genome shotgun sequence:
- the LOC117198983 gene encoding transmembrane protein 202-like, with the protein MLLSVLDGRMAYLQGSYTGYLGLWTSCGKHKCASLGQVTVLIHMSTGFMILALTLCLVLLPAMGFSFRPVFRRLNKADLIFSSLSFCIGLLVVLSLTLFVANCETLQPRPQVSYLVTTYLCWGAGAVTLGAGTLSYLNYVGMWGKKGPSMEQRLNHRRCVSQQSTLKFMSEQQRSDPDSKSTEEEPSSLPPQEPPSKPL; encoded by the exons ATGCTGCTCAGCGTGTTGGATGGGCGTATGGCCTACCTGCAGGGCTCCTACACTGGCTACCTGGGCCTCTGGACCAGCTGCGGGAAGCACAAGTGCGCCAGCCTGGGCCAAGTCACCG TTCTCATCCACATGAGCACGGGCTTCATGATCCTGGCCCTGACCCTGTGTCTGGTCCTCCTCCCGGCCATGGGCTTCTCCTTCCGGCCAGTGTTCCGCCGCCTTAACAAGGCGGACCTGATCTTCAGTTCCCTCAGCTTTTGCATCG GGCTCCTGGTTGTCCTCAGCCTGACACTCTTTGTAGCCAACTGCGAGACGCTCCAACCGAGGCCACAGGTATCCTACCTGGTGACCACCTACCTGTGCTGGGGCGCCGGCGCCGTGACGCTGGGGGCCG gaaccCTGAGCTACTTAAACTACGTGGGCATGTGGGGCAAAAAGGGGCCCTCCATGGAGCAGCGGCTGAACCACCGGCGGTGCGTCTCGCAGCAGAGCACCCTGAAGTTCATGTCCGAACAGCAGCGGTCAGACCCAGACTCGAAGAGCACCGAGGAAGAGCCCAGTTCACTTCCTCCCCAAGAACCCCCGTCTAAGCCTCTCTAA
- the LOC101283477 gene encoding kallikrein-1: MCFPVLCLALSLAGTGAVPLIQSRIIGGHECRKHSQPWQVALYRYSSFQCGGVLVAPQWVLTAAHCRSDNYQLWLGRHNLFEDEDTAQFAHVSKDFPHPDFNLSLLKNDTLPTGEDYSHDLMLLRLEGPVQITEDVQVLELPTKEPQLESTCYASGWGSIEPAKFIYPDDLQCVDLTVLPNEVCASAHSEKVTEFMLCAGHLEGGKDTCVGDSGGPLICEGMFQGITSWGHIPCGAPNKPSIYTKVILYVDWIKKTMADNP, translated from the exons ATGTGCTTCCCGGTTCTGTGCCTTGCCCTGTCCCTGGCAGGGACTG GCGCTGTGCCCCTTATCCAGTCCCGGATCATAGGAGGCCATGAGTGTAGGAAGCATTCCCAGCCCTGGCAGGTGGCTCTGTACCGCTACAGCAGCTTCCAGTGTGGAGGCGTCCTGGTGGCCCCCCAGTGGGTGCTCACAGCTGCTCACTGCAGGAGCGA CAATTACCAGCTCTGGCTGGGTCGCCACAACCTGTTTGAGGACGAAGACACAGCCCAGTTTGCCCATGTCAGTAAGGACTTTCCACACCCCGATTTCAACCTGAGCCTCCTGAAGAACGACACCCTCCCCACAGGGGAGGACTACAGCCATGACCTCATGCTGCTCCGCCTGGAGGGGCCCGTCCAGATCACAGAGGATGTGCAGGTCCTGGAGCTGCCCACCAAGGAACCCCAACTGGAGAGCACCTGCTATGCCTCTGGCTGGGGCAGCATCGAACCAGCTAAGT TCATTTACCCAGATGATCTCCAGTGTGTGGACCTTACTGTCCTGCCCAATGAGGTGTGTGCCAGTGCCCACTCCGAGAAGGTGACAGAGTTCATGCTGTGTGCTGGACACCTGGAGGGCGGCAAGGACACCTGCGTG GGTGACTCAGGGGGCCCGCTGATCTGCGAGGGTATGTTTCAGGGAATCACGTCATGGGGCCACATCCCGTGCGGTGCCCCCAATAAGCCCTCCATCTACACCAAAGTGATTTTGTATGTGGATTGGATCAAGAAGACCATGGCTGACAACCCCTGA